In Urechidicola croceus, a single window of DNA contains:
- a CDS encoding NUDIX hydrolase — protein MNFNEFLEHSKSIEKAFLGGLESQFKLAPKIRLKYSEEKIKLNNPKKASVLALFYPDLHQETRFLLTLRASYNGTHSAQVSFPGGKIEKLDPNLMHTAKRETFEEVGVKIEDIKILKQLTDAYIPPSNFLVTPFMGQLNYTPTFNINNEVEKTIEVKLSDLLNDSNEITKKITTSYMSNIEVPCFKFNDYIVWGATAMMLSEIKDVLKSL, from the coding sequence ATGAATTTTAATGAATTTTTAGAACATTCAAAAAGTATTGAGAAAGCATTTTTAGGAGGATTAGAATCTCAATTCAAATTAGCTCCAAAAATACGATTGAAATATTCTGAAGAAAAAATTAAATTAAACAACCCTAAAAAAGCGTCTGTATTAGCACTATTTTATCCTGATTTACATCAAGAAACTAGATTTTTACTCACTTTAAGAGCAAGTTATAATGGAACTCATTCAGCCCAAGTAAGTTTTCCAGGAGGTAAAATCGAAAAGCTAGATCCTAATTTAATGCATACTGCAAAAAGAGAAACATTTGAAGAAGTTGGTGTTAAAATTGAAGATATTAAAATTTTAAAACAATTAACTGATGCATATATACCACCAAGCAACTTTTTAGTAACACCTTTTATGGGTCAATTAAATTACACTCCAACATTTAATATCAATAATGAAGTTGAAAAAACTATTGAAGTAAAACTATCTGATTTATTGAATGATTCAAATGAAATTACCAAAAAAATAACGACTTCTTATATGTCAAATATTGAAGTTCCATGCTTCAAATTTAACGACTATATAGTATGGGGTGCAACTGCAATGATGCTAAGTGAAATCAAAGATGTATTAAAATCACTTTAA
- a CDS encoding lysophospholipid acyltransferase family protein produces MVLFKRNPFGHILLIKKWIIRIFGIISHGRYRRFNDLQIEGSEIIRDLPKTNVLFVSNHQTYFADVAAMFHVFNASLKGRVDSIKNIGYIWNPKLNIYYIAASETMKSGLLPKIFAYTGSISIQRTWRSAGKDVNRQVKMSDISNIGKALDDGWVITFPQGTTTPFKPIRRGTAHIIKTYKPIVIPIVIDGFRRSFDKKGLAIKKRGVLQSMVIKPPLEIDYENDSIKDIITQIEYAIEQHPSFLKVTPIEEYQKYEEELNKKRKFWG; encoded by the coding sequence ATGGTACTCTTTAAGAGAAATCCTTTTGGACACATTTTATTAATAAAAAAATGGATAATTCGAATTTTTGGAATTATATCACATGGCCGTTATAGAAGGTTTAACGATTTACAAATAGAAGGATCTGAAATAATTAGAGATTTACCTAAAACAAATGTACTATTTGTTTCTAATCATCAAACTTATTTTGCTGATGTTGCAGCAATGTTTCATGTTTTTAATGCGTCATTAAAAGGAAGGGTAGATTCTATCAAAAATATAGGATATATATGGAATCCTAAATTAAACATATATTATATAGCTGCATCAGAAACGATGAAATCTGGTTTGTTACCAAAAATATTTGCTTATACAGGTTCAATATCCATACAAAGAACTTGGAGAAGCGCTGGAAAAGATGTTAATAGACAAGTAAAAATGTCGGATATTTCTAACATAGGAAAAGCTCTAGACGATGGTTGGGTTATTACTTTTCCTCAGGGTACAACAACGCCTTTCAAACCAATCCGTAGAGGGACAGCACATATTATTAAAACTTACAAACCAATAGTAATTCCTATTGTTATTGACGGTTTTAGACGTTCATTTGACAAAAAAGGACTTGCTATTAAAAAACGTGGTGTACTTCAGTCAATGGTAATAAAACCACCTTTAGAAATTGATTATGAAAATGACTCTATTAAAGATATCATTACTCAAATAGAATATGCTATTGAGCAACATCCATCTTTCCTAAAGGTAACTCCTATTGAAGAATATCAAAAATATGAAGAAGAATTAAACAAAAAACGTAAGTTTTGGGGTTAA
- a CDS encoding Dps family protein yields MKKTILGGLNKTATNELVGDLNNLLANFQVYYQNLRGLHWNIKGKNFFELHVKFEELYTDSQMKVDLIAERILTLQGTPLHTFEDYSKLSKVPVAKNISNDVEAVQVIVDSLSELLKIERVILDQAADVNDEGTNSMMSDFISEQEKTVWMMNAWLG; encoded by the coding sequence ATGAAAAAAACAATATTAGGAGGTTTAAACAAGACTGCAACAAATGAATTGGTAGGTGATTTAAATAATTTATTAGCTAATTTTCAAGTGTATTATCAAAACCTTAGGGGTTTGCATTGGAATATAAAAGGAAAAAATTTTTTTGAATTACATGTAAAGTTTGAAGAATTGTATACAGACTCACAAATGAAAGTTGATTTAATTGCAGAACGAATTTTAACACTTCAAGGAACACCACTTCACACTTTTGAGGATTACTCTAAATTATCTAAAGTTCCTGTGGCAAAAAATATTTCCAACGATGTTGAAGCTGTTCAAGTAATTGTTGACTCGTTATCAGAATTATTGAAAATTGAACGTGTTATACTTGATCAGGCTGCTGATGTGAATGATGAAGGAACAAATTCTATGATGAGTGACTTTATATCAGAACAAGAAAAAACAGTTTGGATGATGAATGCATGGTTAGGATAA
- a CDS encoding DUF6090 family protein, which produces MIKFFRNIRKNLLNEGKTSKYFKYAIGEIVLVVIGILIALSINNWNQNRISNNEEQTILKNIHSEFLQNKEVIDSTFEALDEGFNSSKIIMSLFGEKNEIISNHNIDSLIFNALETGSFRPSENTISDLLQSGRLQLLQNEKLKHLIYQWTRSIKTSDVRFERVEQKIDNELVPYLSKNYALKDIDMYGELEWKNKTLLKIDKYKIFKDIEFENILDDYMYRTLSSKNGLNELTIIINDILKETEAKND; this is translated from the coding sequence ATGATAAAATTCTTTAGAAACATCCGGAAAAACCTTCTCAACGAAGGCAAAACTAGTAAATATTTTAAATATGCTATTGGTGAAATTGTACTTGTTGTGATTGGTATATTGATAGCATTGAGCATTAATAATTGGAATCAAAATAGAATTTCAAATAATGAAGAACAAACTATTTTAAAAAATATTCATAGTGAGTTTTTACAGAATAAAGAAGTAATAGATTCAACCTTTGAAGCATTAGATGAAGGTTTTAATTCATCAAAAATTATTATGTCTCTTTTTGGTGAAAAAAATGAGATTATTAGCAATCACAATATTGATAGCCTCATATTCAACGCTTTAGAAACAGGTTCGTTTAGACCTTCAGAAAACACAATTTCAGACCTTTTACAATCAGGCCGTTTACAATTATTACAAAATGAAAAATTAAAGCATTTAATATATCAATGGACACGAAGTATAAAAACTTCTGATGTTAGATTTGAAAGAGTAGAACAAAAAATCGACAACGAATTAGTTCCATACCTATCTAAAAATTATGCACTAAAAGATATTGATATGTATGGAGAACTCGAATGGAAAAATAAGACACTTTTAAAAATTGATAAATATAAAATATTTAAAGATATAGAATTTGAAAATATATTAGATGATTATATGTATAGAACTCTAAGTTCAAAAAACGGGTTAAATGAACTAACAATAATTATAAATGATATTTTAAAAGAAACTGAAGCCAAAAATGACTAA
- a CDS encoding vWA domain-containing protein, giving the protein MKKVILILVIFSVFYVKAQDKPSPILFIYDASGSMWGELDGKTKKEIASEVLSTTVSNLPNNQNIGLIAYGHRKKGDCSDVEYLVDINNNSKTKINSVVKEINPLGRTPLAYSTTQAINSLRDSNTKATIILITDGIESCDGNICDVVTKAKAEGIDFKLHIVGFGLKDGETEQLKCAANAGDGNYYDASDASALSEGLAEATSQTIDDAPGNFSVYTVKNGKPVDALVKAYKVGTNEEVDGRRTYGDTVFLSLPQGRYDFKVSALENSRVEPITVTNLQSYNDKISHQTISFDGGKINLITLNNNEGWDCTSKVINQEGKVVGGSRTYGRPKLIEVNPGVYNVEISALVMKGLQTTFIFENVTVKSGETVDISHNFKTGKAIIGIKSDDDVLLDALISILDKSYGKNITGGRSYTSPSSNPKEFILNPGIYEVNIKPVLKKYNGRFKTFTIEVKQGETTEKMVRF; this is encoded by the coding sequence ATGAAAAAAGTAATTTTAATACTCGTTATTTTCAGTGTTTTCTACGTAAAAGCACAAGATAAACCCTCTCCAATCTTATTTATTTATGATGCAAGTGGTTCGATGTGGGGAGAATTAGATGGTAAAACTAAAAAAGAAATTGCTTCAGAAGTTTTATCTACTACCGTTAGTAATTTACCAAACAATCAAAATATTGGACTTATTGCTTATGGCCACAGAAAAAAAGGTGATTGTAGTGATGTAGAATATTTAGTAGACATAAATAACAATTCAAAAACAAAAATTAATTCAGTAGTAAAAGAAATCAATCCATTGGGTAGAACACCATTGGCATATTCAACAACACAAGCCATAAACTCTTTACGAGATTCAAATACCAAAGCCACCATAATTTTAATAACAGACGGAATAGAATCTTGTGATGGTAATATTTGCGATGTTGTTACAAAAGCAAAAGCCGAAGGCATAGATTTTAAATTACATATTGTTGGATTTGGATTGAAAGATGGAGAAACTGAGCAACTTAAATGTGCTGCAAATGCAGGAGATGGCAACTATTATGATGCGTCAGATGCCAGTGCTTTGAGTGAAGGGCTTGCCGAAGCAACATCACAAACAATAGACGATGCTCCAGGAAATTTTAGCGTTTACACTGTAAAAAATGGTAAACCAGTTGATGCATTAGTTAAAGCTTACAAAGTCGGTACAAATGAAGAGGTAGATGGTAGGAGAACATATGGAGATACTGTGTTCTTATCACTACCACAAGGAAGATATGATTTTAAAGTAAGTGCTTTAGAAAATAGTAGAGTTGAACCAATAACTGTAACTAATTTACAATCTTATAATGATAAAATATCACATCAAACTATTTCTTTTGACGGTGGAAAAATAAACCTAATAACACTAAATAATAACGAAGGTTGGGACTGCACAAGTAAAGTAATTAACCAAGAAGGAAAAGTAGTTGGTGGAAGCAGAACGTATGGAAGACCAAAACTTATAGAAGTAAACCCTGGTGTTTATAATGTAGAAATTTCTGCTTTAGTAATGAAAGGTCTTCAAACAACATTCATATTTGAAAATGTTACAGTAAAATCTGGAGAAACAGTGGACATCTCACATAATTTTAAAACTGGTAAAGCTATTATTGGTATTAAAAGTGATGATGATGTACTACTAGATGCTCTTATAAGTATTTTAGATAAGAGTTATGGAAAAAATATAACTGGTGGAAGAAGTTACACATCACCAAGTAGTAATCCAAAAGAATTTATACTAAATCCTGGGATATATGAAGTTAATATAAAACCGGTATTAAAAAAATATAATGGTAGATTTAAAACATTTACGATTGAAGTGAAACAAGGTGAAACAACTGAAAAAATGGTGAGATTTTAA
- a CDS encoding YdeI/OmpD-associated family protein — protein sequence MTKPELYFPTDIEWRKWLHQNHETHIGVYLIFYKVESDKPSMRWEEAVKVALCYGWIDSTVKKLDHERRRQAFTPRKPKSMWSKLNKAHIKHLIENNLMHQKGHESIKIAKQNGSWDALNDVDNEVIPPMLQKAFNSNPLAYENYKNFAPSYRRGYLYWLYAAKRETTIQKRIKEIIKLCKANKKQRDGDW from the coding sequence ATGACTAAACCCGAACTCTACTTCCCTACTGATATTGAATGGCGAAAATGGTTGCACCAAAATCATGAAACCCATATAGGTGTTTATTTAATTTTCTACAAAGTTGAAAGTGACAAGCCCAGTATGCGTTGGGAAGAAGCTGTAAAAGTGGCTTTATGCTATGGTTGGATAGATTCTACTGTAAAAAAACTTGACCACGAGCGTAGAAGACAAGCATTTACACCTAGAAAACCTAAAAGCATGTGGAGTAAACTAAACAAAGCCCATATCAAACATTTAATTGAAAATAATTTAATGCATCAAAAAGGGCATGAAAGTATTAAAATTGCAAAACAAAATGGTTCTTGGGATGCTTTAAATGATGTTGACAATGAAGTGATTCCTCCAATGTTGCAAAAAGCATTTAACAGCAATCCTCTAGCGTATGAGAACTACAAGAACTTTGCACCATCGTATCGTAGAGGGTATTTATATTGGTTATATGCCGCAAAACGAGAAACTACAATACAAAAACGTATAAAAGAAATCATAAAACTTTGTAAAGCCAATAAAAAACAACGAGATGGCGATTGGTAA